The Thalassotalea nanhaiensis genome has a window encoding:
- the rsxD gene encoding electron transport complex subunit RsxD yields the protein MAFWIASSPHNHIKAETPALMRLVILAALPGVFAQWYFFGWGSIIQIILAITFAVLAEVLFLAVRDKNITAQITDFSAVLTGLLIGISIPSLAPWWITAIGSIFAICVVKQLYGGLGFNLFNPAMAAYVMLLVSFPVQMTSWQPANELMVYDLNFFNHLWLILTGYTWEGFSVEQIRMNIDGITMATPLDTLKTDLTLGLTSAESLTNPVFGQHFSVGWEWVNVGFLLGGLLLIAKKAIDWVIPVSFLGAMFIFSFIGFSISPDSSASTMFHWLAGGTMLGAFFILTDPVSAATTRKGRVIYAALVAFLVYIIRKFGGYPDAIAFAVLLANMAVPLIDQYARPRTYGHKAAK from the coding sequence ATGGCATTTTGGATAGCAAGTTCACCACACAACCATATAAAGGCAGAAACGCCTGCCTTAATGCGCTTGGTCATTTTAGCCGCCTTGCCAGGAGTTTTTGCTCAATGGTACTTTTTTGGCTGGGGTTCAATTATTCAAATTATCCTGGCAATCACTTTTGCGGTCTTAGCTGAGGTTTTATTTTTAGCAGTACGAGATAAAAATATAACCGCGCAAATAACTGACTTTTCAGCAGTATTAACGGGCTTACTGATTGGTATTTCAATACCTTCACTTGCACCTTGGTGGATAACTGCTATTGGTAGTATCTTTGCTATTTGTGTCGTCAAACAATTATATGGCGGTTTAGGTTTCAATTTATTTAACCCTGCAATGGCAGCTTATGTCATGTTGTTAGTTTCGTTTCCGGTACAAATGACATCCTGGCAACCCGCGAATGAATTAATGGTTTACGACTTAAACTTTTTTAATCATTTATGGCTAATTCTAACGGGTTATACTTGGGAAGGGTTTTCAGTCGAACAAATTAGAATGAACATCGACGGTATCACTATGGCGACACCATTAGATACTTTAAAAACAGATCTTACTTTAGGCTTAACTTCTGCGGAAAGTCTAACTAACCCAGTATTTGGCCAACACTTTAGTGTTGGTTGGGAATGGGTAAATGTTGGATTTTTACTGGGAGGTTTACTCCTAATAGCCAAAAAAGCCATCGACTGGGTGATCCCGGTAAGTTTCCTTGGTGCTATGTTTATTTTTTCTTTTATTGGTTTTAGCATAAGTCCAGACAGCAGTGCTTCTACAATGTTTCACTGGTTAGCTGGCGGAACTATGCTTGGCGCATTTTTCATTTTAACTGACCCGGTATCGGCAGCGACTACCCGTAAAGGGCGCGTTATCTATGCCGCATTAGTTGCTTTCTTAGTGTATATCATCAGAAAATTTGGCGGTTATCCCGACGCAATTGCGTTTGCAGTATTGTTGGCCAACATGGCCGTACCATTAATCGATCAATATGCAAGGCCAAGAACTTATGGTCATAAGGCGGCGAAATAA
- the rsxG gene encoding electron transport complex subunit RsxG has protein sequence MKIAIQQNAKVLAMFAIACTAMVGIVNYLTKDTIARQEEQQLLDTLHQVIAPDRLNNDLYHDCQFITDSDLLGSANSQTAYVARMDNIPVAVAITTVAPDGYNGNINLLVAINADGTLSGVRVLKHKETPGLGDKIEIRKADWIYSFDGKFIDGEKDLRWAVKKDGGMFDQFTGATITPRAVVNAVHNALLYFNAHKDEIVTNTTSCRDISND, from the coding sequence ATGAAAATAGCCATCCAACAAAATGCCAAAGTGTTAGCAATGTTCGCAATAGCCTGTACTGCAATGGTTGGTATAGTAAACTATTTAACCAAAGACACCATTGCACGACAAGAAGAACAGCAATTACTCGATACCTTACATCAGGTAATTGCGCCTGACCGATTAAATAATGACTTGTACCATGATTGTCAATTTATAACCGATAGCGATTTACTTGGCAGCGCCAATAGCCAAACGGCTTACGTGGCACGTATGGATAATATTCCAGTTGCTGTTGCTATCACCACAGTTGCTCCTGATGGCTACAACGGGAATATCAATTTGCTTGTTGCTATCAATGCAGATGGTACTTTAAGCGGCGTACGTGTTTTAAAGCATAAAGAAACGCCAGGCCTTGGTGATAAAATTGAAATTCGTAAAGCCGACTGGATTTACAGCTTTGACGGAAAATTCATTGATGGAGAAAAAGATTTACGCTGGGCTGTAAAAAAAGACGGTGGTATGTTTGATCAATTTACTGGTGCAACGATCACACCACGAGCAGTGGTTAACGCTGTTCACAATGCCCTATTGTATTTCAACGCTCATAAAGATGAGATTGTTACCAATACCACCTCATGTCGAGATATAAGCAATGACTGA
- the nth gene encoding endonuclease III has protein sequence MNKDKRLEILTRLRDDNPHPTTELNFSSPFELLIAVLLSAQATDVSVNKATDKLYPVANTPQAILDLGLDKLKSYIKTIGLFNTKAENTIKTCQMLVDLHNGEVPEDRAALEALPGVGRKTANVVLNTAFGWPTIAVDTHIYRVSNRTKLAMGKTVDLVEQKLLKVVPKEFKVDVHHWLILHGRYTCVARKPRCTACIIEDLCEFKEKTSE, from the coding sequence ATGAACAAAGATAAACGCCTCGAGATCTTAACTCGACTTAGAGATGATAATCCGCACCCGACCACTGAGTTAAACTTTAGCTCGCCATTTGAACTGCTAATAGCGGTATTACTGTCAGCGCAGGCAACCGATGTCAGCGTTAATAAAGCCACTGATAAACTCTACCCGGTAGCAAACACACCACAAGCAATTTTAGATTTAGGTTTAGATAAACTAAAAAGTTATATAAAAACAATTGGCTTATTTAATACCAAAGCAGAAAACACCATTAAAACCTGCCAGATGTTGGTTGACCTTCACAATGGTGAAGTACCAGAAGATCGGGCCGCGTTAGAAGCACTTCCTGGAGTGGGCAGAAAAACGGCAAATGTAGTATTAAACACTGCGTTTGGTTGGCCTACCATTGCTGTTGATACCCACATATATCGAGTATCAAATCGCACTAAACTGGCAATGGGTAAAACCGTTGACTTAGTCGAGCAAAAATTACTAAAAGTAGTTCCCAAAGAATTTAAAGTTGATGTTCACCATTGGCTTATTTTACATGGCCGCTATACTTGTGTTGCACGTAAACCACGTTGTACCGCTTGTATTATTGAAGACCTGTGTGAATTTAAAGAAAAAACTTCAGAATAA
- a CDS encoding electron transport complex subunit E — protein sequence MTERSEYKELSWQGLWKNNPGLVQLLGLCPLLAVTNTLTNAIGLGLATLLVLVCSNATVSAIRQWVPKEVRIPIFVLIIAAFVTCVQLLMNAFTYGLYQSLGIFLPLIVTNCAIIGRAEAYASKNPVKQASFDGLMMGLGFAFVLMTLGAIREILGQGTLFDGAELLLGNWATVLRIEVFSFDSKFLLAILPPGAFIAMGFLIAAKNSIDSRIADKQPKPEQSQTIERVRVNFEG from the coding sequence ATGACTGAACGCAGTGAATATAAAGAACTAAGCTGGCAGGGGCTATGGAAAAACAACCCTGGTTTAGTGCAATTATTGGGCCTGTGTCCGTTATTAGCGGTCACCAATACCTTAACCAATGCTATCGGCCTTGGTTTAGCCACATTATTAGTACTAGTCTGCTCTAACGCAACAGTATCGGCTATTAGGCAATGGGTTCCTAAAGAAGTTCGGATACCAATTTTTGTATTAATCATTGCGGCTTTTGTTACTTGCGTACAATTGCTGATGAATGCTTTTACTTATGGCTTATATCAATCACTTGGCATTTTCTTACCACTAATTGTAACTAACTGCGCCATTATCGGTAGAGCAGAAGCCTATGCATCAAAAAATCCAGTAAAACAGGCCAGTTTCGATGGTTTAATGATGGGACTTGGTTTTGCTTTCGTATTAATGACACTGGGCGCAATTAGAGAGATACTGGGCCAAGGCACATTATTTGACGGTGCAGAGTTACTCCTTGGTAACTGGGCTACAGTACTGCGTATTGAAGTGTTTAGTTTTGATAGTAAATTCCTACTGGCTATTTTGCCTCCAGGAGCATTTATTGCGATGGGCTTTTTAATTGCTGCCAAAAACAGTATCGATTCACGTATCGCAGATAAGCAACCTAAACCAGAACAAAGTCAAACAATTGAACGTGTTCGGGTTAATTTCGAAGGTTAG